In one Arenibacter antarcticus genomic region, the following are encoded:
- a CDS encoding two-component regulator propeller domain-containing protein, with protein sequence MVKVKLTVSLLIMLLSFNGFTQDRIIQFQKISFEDGISDNRINNILQDNEGFIWFGTQLGIDKYDGQKSKSYHLPNEDDQVNDLIQDRTGVIWAATSSGLFYFDVEEDRFERYTSSDPVINSSISGYILSLLEVDNGAIWCTNANSEIIALQPNSKKDTVIHEMPLEESNNSISNGTDLFQDNNGVVWIASSRGDVFKYQESTFTQVNLQNNNTYINAISMDKNDQLWIGTNGNGLFKYNTKDNTTLHYTTSNNSRSNSISNNIILDVLVDKDNNIWLGTDGGGLNLYQPDENKFYTFKQNTYTNFPIADNTILSIYQGTNNIIWIGTVHGGVSYFKNHITISHIPPSVLAFDQIDEQGSQILEASNGDIWITAGRNGLRRYNPQNGKVTVYINNPDKDDDLSGNNVISLFEDNYERIWIGTYSGGLNVFDTKSNTFLNAEDRFQCKAIFAIASDTENNIWVGSSTGIKVYNSDLKIVRTFTSENTKNLNANFITSLYNDIKGDMWVGTNLGLNVFKTDTVLSFKSDKTDPYSLSSNRIRSITEDDDLSILIGTYGHGLNRYERSNNKFTRVGKDKGLEASIIGGVFMDHDKNIWCSTNLGMSKIKPDGTVENFGLRYGVQSYKGGSAIITKSNHILMGGRLGLSYFKASELEENNTGTSKMFFTSGTILGANGTRDLIINSRGNNQITLNPEDHILSIHYSSSDYWNPKKNNYAYKLEGLNKDWQIIGNQQALTFSNLKPGTYSLKVNSAKNIDQDETSIAVIGITVLPSFWQKSWVKAVIVLFGVFLVIVFIRFRLSTIKKQQERLQLLVASKTEVIKTQQEKVYQGEIALLKVEKDNQDLNQKKLIEDLNFKTEELTNYTLRTVHKNHLLTEIKDNLLKASKETTPKKANLKKIIHLIDDSLMLDDDWENFYHLFNQIHTNFIKNLKSYCPQLSDREIRLCALIKLNFNSQHIATLFNISLSSVKVARHRLRKKLNIAGNDSFEDFFETLI encoded by the coding sequence ATGGTTAAAGTTAAGTTAACAGTCTCCCTCTTAATAATGCTTTTAAGTTTTAACGGATTTACCCAAGACCGAATCATCCAATTTCAAAAAATTTCATTTGAAGACGGGATTTCCGATAACAGAATAAATAATATTTTACAGGACAACGAAGGTTTTATATGGTTTGGCACTCAATTAGGTATCGACAAATATGATGGACAAAAATCAAAATCATATCATCTGCCTAATGAAGATGATCAGGTAAATGACTTAATCCAAGATCGGACTGGTGTGATTTGGGCAGCTACCTCCAGTGGGCTATTTTATTTTGATGTGGAGGAAGATCGTTTTGAACGGTATACTTCTTCGGATCCAGTAATAAACAGCAGCATAAGTGGCTATATTCTTAGTCTATTGGAAGTTGATAATGGTGCTATTTGGTGTACCAATGCAAATAGTGAGATTATAGCACTACAACCCAATTCAAAGAAAGATACAGTGATTCATGAAATGCCCCTAGAGGAATCTAACAACAGTATCAGCAATGGTACCGATCTTTTTCAGGACAATAATGGAGTTGTTTGGATTGCTTCCAGCAGAGGGGATGTTTTTAAATATCAGGAATCGACATTTACACAGGTAAATCTTCAAAACAACAACACCTATATTAACGCCATATCCATGGACAAAAATGATCAATTATGGATTGGAACCAACGGTAACGGATTGTTTAAGTACAATACTAAAGACAATACCACGCTACATTATACTACCTCCAATAACAGCAGATCAAATAGCATCTCCAACAATATAATATTGGATGTTTTAGTAGATAAGGACAATAATATATGGTTAGGTACCGATGGAGGCGGATTAAACCTGTACCAACCAGACGAAAACAAGTTTTACACTTTCAAACAGAATACTTATACTAACTTCCCCATTGCGGACAACACTATATTGAGCATCTATCAAGGAACAAACAACATAATATGGATTGGTACTGTGCATGGTGGCGTAAGCTACTTTAAAAATCATATCACTATTAGTCATATACCCCCTTCAGTTTTAGCTTTTGATCAAATAGATGAACAAGGTTCCCAAATATTGGAGGCTTCCAACGGAGACATTTGGATTACGGCAGGCAGAAATGGGTTAAGACGATATAATCCACAAAACGGAAAGGTTACTGTTTATATAAACAATCCTGATAAGGATGATGATCTTAGTGGAAACAATGTAATATCTTTATTTGAAGACAATTATGAACGAATCTGGATAGGAACTTACAGTGGTGGATTAAATGTTTTTGATACCAAGAGTAATACTTTTTTAAATGCTGAGGACAGATTTCAGTGTAAAGCCATTTTTGCTATTGCAAGTGATACTGAAAATAATATCTGGGTAGGTTCTAGTACCGGGATTAAAGTCTATAATTCAGATTTAAAAATTGTTCGGACATTCACATCAGAAAACACGAAGAATTTAAACGCAAACTTTATTACCAGTTTATATAATGACATAAAGGGTGATATGTGGGTGGGAACAAACCTAGGGCTAAATGTTTTTAAGACGGATACTGTGCTATCCTTTAAATCTGACAAAACCGATCCTTACTCTCTTAGCAGTAATCGTATTAGATCTATAACCGAAGACGACGATCTTTCTATCTTAATAGGTACGTATGGTCATGGTTTAAACAGATACGAAAGAAGTAATAACAAATTCACTAGAGTAGGCAAAGATAAGGGTTTGGAAGCCAGCATTATTGGGGGTGTATTTATGGATCATGATAAAAATATATGGTGTAGCACCAATTTAGGAATGAGCAAAATTAAACCAGATGGAACAGTAGAAAACTTTGGATTACGATATGGAGTTCAATCCTACAAAGGCGGGAGTGCCATTATTACCAAAAGCAATCATATATTAATGGGAGGACGACTGGGACTCTCCTACTTTAAAGCATCTGAGCTAGAAGAAAATAATACGGGTACATCAAAAATGTTTTTCACATCAGGGACTATTTTGGGCGCAAATGGCACAAGGGATTTAATTATTAATTCTAGAGGAAATAACCAAATAACTCTAAACCCAGAAGATCATATCCTCTCTATCCATTACTCCAGTTCTGACTATTGGAATCCTAAAAAAAATAACTATGCCTATAAATTAGAAGGCTTAAATAAAGATTGGCAAATAATTGGCAATCAGCAGGCGCTCACCTTTTCCAATTTAAAACCTGGCACGTATTCCTTAAAAGTAAATTCTGCCAAAAATATCGATCAGGACGAGACCTCCATCGCAGTTATTGGAATTACAGTACTCCCGTCCTTTTGGCAAAAATCCTGGGTTAAGGCTGTAATTGTTTTATTTGGAGTATTTCTTGTGATAGTATTTATAAGATTCCGATTATCTACCATTAAGAAACAACAGGAACGATTACAATTGTTGGTAGCATCTAAAACCGAGGTGATAAAGACCCAACAAGAGAAGGTCTATCAAGGTGAGATTGCCCTATTAAAGGTAGAAAAGGATAATCAGGATTTAAATCAGAAGAAGCTGATTGAAGATTTGAATTTCAAAACCGAGGAGCTCACCAATTACACCTTACGTACCGTTCACAAAAACCACTTACTTACCGAAATTAAGGATAACCTTCTTAAAGCAAGCAAGGAAACTACTCCCAAAAAAGCGAACCTAAAAAAGATTATTCACCTAATTGATGACAGTTTAATGCTCGATGACGATTGGGAAAACTTCTACCATCTCTTCAATCAGATACATACTAACTTTATTAAGAACTTAAAAAGTTACTGTCCGCAGCTTAGTGACCGGGAAATTAGATTGTGTGCCTTGATCAAATTAAATTTTAATTCCCAGCATATTGCCACCCTCTTTAATATTTCCTTAAGCTCGGTTAAGGTTGCTCGACACAGATTGCGGAAAAAATTGAATATTGCCGGAAACGATAGTTTTGAGGATTTTTTTGAGACCTTGATTTGA
- a CDS encoding TonB-dependent receptor, with protein MKKIAILCCLLMVQMHLFAQQPVTSVKGLVSDAETGEPVPGASVVEKGTTKGVVTNFDGEFEINVPANATLEVSYLGYAATTVSVKGRTQIQISLEPQAEELGEVVLIGYGTQKKENLTGSISTISAEQLESRPVNNVMQALQGAAPGLLLTVGNSGGEPGANMNISIRGVGNLQGTGSPLVIVDDIPLDNPSDLNDVNPDDIESISVLKDAASSAIYGSRAAFGVIIVKSKSGELMDGNKVTYSNNFIYSSPLNTPNMMNSLQFADYFNLASTNGGSGPVFSDEVIGRIKAYMADPVNTPVTVPNADGTRWQQYTGSNGNTDWFKEMYKGVVMRQQHNLRFSGKQKGISYNVSGSILNAPGIMNFGDDSYKRYTFNSRVSSKINDWITFAANLRLSRTDTERPSYDRGLYLHNIARRWPTNGVVMPDGGYSDGSEIPFLLQGGRYTEIDQGMDGSVNFVLEPVKNLKIKPSILYRTNNFNYKNHNAKVSVLEPDGVERFIRSNNSFSKYYSENSYISPNLVVSYDKSVNDVHNFAGLVGYQQEETRYGSLYGSKNDLITDGVPSISTGVGEDNVNDGAGSYATQGYFGRFTYNYKEKYLFEVNGRYDASSRFASDSRWDFFPSISAGYNVAKENFWGIDQISMFKFRYSTGSIGNQNVPNYLYVGRMPIRTNLWWLGNNGRPNYTLTPNIISPNITWETVSTDNYALDIAALNNRLQFSFEYFIRTTKNMFGPAERLPAVLGTNAPQANNANLETKGFDFNVSWKDRIGEVNYNVGLVLSDAVTTVTEYSNPNNLLNTYRAGQKLGEIWGFETEGLYQNQAEIDNGPDQTPVYGGVWFPGDVQYKDLNGDGKIDYGDSTSDNPGDRKVIGNATPRYSFGFHGGLDYKGFDFSMLWQGVAKREVWTGDAYTFGAVGNLWQSAGMKEHLDYWSEDNPGGFFPRPTFRSTWRNQQTQSRYLQNGAYVRLKNVSLGYNLPFGVIDALGLSKFRIFVTGENLITISDISGIFDPEATGGYWGSGKIYPLQKSYSVGVNVQF; from the coding sequence ATGAAGAAAATTGCAATTTTATGTTGCTTGTTGATGGTGCAGATGCATTTATTTGCACAGCAGCCCGTAACCTCCGTTAAAGGATTGGTTTCGGATGCGGAAACAGGTGAGCCCGTTCCGGGAGCTAGTGTTGTCGAAAAAGGGACTACTAAAGGAGTAGTTACTAATTTTGATGGAGAGTTTGAAATTAATGTTCCAGCAAATGCTACATTGGAAGTAAGTTATTTGGGATATGCCGCCACCACAGTTAGTGTAAAAGGGCGAACACAAATACAAATTAGTCTAGAACCTCAAGCCGAGGAACTGGGAGAAGTGGTGCTAATAGGTTATGGTACTCAGAAAAAGGAAAACCTAACTGGGTCTATAAGTACTATTTCAGCCGAGCAATTGGAAAGTCGGCCTGTAAACAATGTTATGCAGGCTTTACAGGGAGCAGCTCCCGGTCTATTGTTGACGGTTGGTAATTCTGGTGGAGAACCAGGGGCCAACATGAATATTAGTATCCGTGGGGTTGGTAACCTTCAAGGTACCGGATCTCCTTTAGTAATTGTTGATGACATTCCACTGGATAATCCATCTGACCTTAATGATGTTAACCCAGATGATATAGAGAGTATTTCGGTACTTAAGGATGCGGCTTCTTCTGCCATTTATGGATCACGTGCTGCCTTTGGGGTAATCATAGTGAAATCTAAAAGTGGAGAGCTTATGGATGGAAATAAAGTTACCTATTCCAATAACTTTATCTATTCTTCTCCCCTGAATACGCCTAATATGATGAATTCTTTGCAATTTGCGGATTATTTCAATCTAGCTTCTACCAACGGTGGTAGTGGTCCGGTATTCTCAGATGAGGTTATAGGTCGTATAAAAGCCTATATGGCTGATCCTGTAAATACCCCGGTTACGGTTCCTAACGCGGATGGTACCCGTTGGCAACAGTATACTGGTTCTAATGGTAATACGGATTGGTTTAAGGAAATGTATAAAGGTGTTGTTATGCGCCAACAGCACAACTTGAGATTTTCTGGCAAACAGAAAGGTATTAGTTACAACGTTTCCGGGTCTATATTGAATGCTCCAGGTATTATGAATTTTGGTGATGATTCTTATAAGCGTTATACCTTCAATTCTAGAGTGTCTAGCAAGATAAACGATTGGATTACCTTTGCCGCAAATTTAAGGCTATCCCGTACCGATACCGAACGGCCAAGTTATGATAGAGGTCTTTATCTGCACAATATAGCCAGAAGATGGCCTACAAACGGAGTGGTAATGCCCGATGGTGGCTATAGCGATGGTTCTGAAATTCCTTTTCTATTACAGGGTGGACGTTATACTGAAATCGATCAAGGTATGGATGGTTCAGTGAATTTTGTTCTAGAACCAGTGAAGAACCTTAAAATTAAACCAAGTATCCTATATCGAACTAATAATTTTAACTACAAAAATCATAATGCCAAAGTATCGGTTTTAGAGCCAGATGGAGTGGAAAGATTTATTAGAAGTAACAATAGCTTTTCAAAATATTATAGCGAAAATTCCTATATATCTCCTAACTTGGTGGTGTCCTACGATAAATCTGTTAACGACGTCCATAATTTTGCGGGATTAGTTGGATACCAACAGGAGGAAACCAGATATGGTAGCTTATATGGCTCCAAAAATGATCTTATCACGGACGGTGTTCCTTCTATTTCAACTGGGGTAGGTGAGGATAATGTAAATGATGGTGCTGGATCATATGCTACACAAGGGTATTTCGGTAGATTTACCTATAACTATAAAGAAAAATATCTTTTTGAAGTAAATGGGCGTTATGATGCTTCATCGCGTTTTGCATCAGATAGTCGTTGGGACTTCTTTCCATCTATTTCTGCAGGTTATAATGTTGCCAAGGAAAATTTTTGGGGTATTGATCAGATCAGTATGTTTAAGTTTCGATATTCCACCGGTAGCATTGGTAACCAGAACGTACCTAATTACCTTTATGTTGGCCGTATGCCAATTAGAACCAATTTATGGTGGTTGGGCAACAATGGGAGACCTAACTATACGTTAACTCCAAACATTATCAGTCCAAATATTACTTGGGAAACGGTATCTACAGACAACTATGCTTTGGATATAGCTGCCTTAAACAATCGTTTACAGTTTTCTTTTGAATATTTCATAAGAACTACTAAAAACATGTTTGGTCCAGCAGAACGCTTACCAGCTGTTTTGGGTACCAATGCACCACAAGCCAATAATGCGAACTTAGAGACTAAAGGCTTTGATTTTAACGTATCATGGAAAGATAGAATTGGAGAGGTAAACTACAATGTTGGATTGGTGCTTTCAGATGCGGTAACCACGGTAACAGAATACTCTAATCCCAACAATTTATTGAATACCTATAGAGCAGGTCAAAAATTAGGGGAAATCTGGGGCTTTGAAACCGAAGGTTTATACCAGAACCAAGCCGAAATAGATAACGGCCCAGATCAAACTCCCGTTTACGGAGGTGTTTGGTTTCCTGGGGATGTACAATACAAAGACCTTAATGGTGATGGAAAGATAGATTATGGTGATTCTACCTCTGATAATCCAGGTGACCGAAAAGTAATTGGAAACGCTACACCTAGATATAGCTTTGGATTCCACGGAGGCCTAGATTATAAAGGATTCGATTTTTCTATGCTTTGGCAAGGAGTTGCTAAGAGGGAAGTGTGGACCGGTGACGCCTATACTTTCGGAGCGGTTGGTAACCTTTGGCAGTCTGCAGGGATGAAAGAACATCTAGATTATTGGTCAGAAGATAATCCTGGTGGATTTTTCCCAAGACCTACCTTTAGGTCTACTTGGAGAAATCAACAAACTCAGTCTAGATATCTTCAGAACGGTGCCTATGTTCGTTTAAAGAACGTAAGCTTAGGGTATAATTTACCATTTGGTGTAATTGACGCCCTTGGACTTTCTAAATTTAGAATCTTTGTGACAGGGGAGAACCTTATTACCATCTCCGATATCTCGGGAATATTTGACCCTGAAGCTACCGGAGGGTACTGGGGTAGCGGAAAAATTTATCCATTGCAAAAATCATACTCAGTGGGTGTGAACGTACAATTTTAA
- a CDS encoding RagB/SusD family nutrient uptake outer membrane protein yields the protein MKNIRYITFLLLAVFAVSCSDDLLDKLPEDEISPEQYWKTPNDLALFLNQFYTSFPVHQGWNGGIFEFDNNSDNLADVSINTRFVGSNNTAPTSDGNWNGSYSGIRSVNYYLENSATAEGPADLIEAYNGEAYFFRAMYYFELLQRFGGVPYIDKVLNTDSPELMSARIPRNELATKIVEDLDRAIAKLKPKASTEAFRVHRGMALALKSNVSLYEGTWEKYHQGTPFAASVNESAKFLQWAADAAETLINEGNYTLYNNGEANTYWDLFTKVDYSNISEVMFWKKYDINEGVDHKVGHYIPQNGAGTGVTKSLVDSYLSIDGQPTAVSPLYDSSRESSLSDIVLNRDPRLAQTICTPGDLITERSGNPDIFFDFPTFGENNEVDSTTGYQIYKGGNTDEAQRYDSFIGAIIYRYAEVLLNYAEAKAELGTLTQDDLDKTINLLRARVGMPALTLTPVADPNKAFPGVSDLINEVRRERRVEMALEGKRFDDLMRWKADHLIIGKRHQGFKIIGSDMETEFEDLITGGSLLVNADGYIDPYINALPTGFGFNPNRDYLSAVPSEQIILTGGAITQNPGWE from the coding sequence ATGAAAAATATACGATACATTACATTTTTGCTACTTGCGGTCTTTGCCGTATCCTGTAGCGATGATTTGTTAGATAAGCTTCCGGAAGATGAAATTTCTCCGGAGCAATACTGGAAAACTCCTAATGATCTGGCGTTGTTCCTAAATCAATTTTATACATCTTTCCCTGTACACCAGGGTTGGAATGGTGGAATTTTCGAATTTGACAATAACAGTGATAACTTGGCCGATGTTAGCATTAATACCAGGTTTGTTGGTAGCAATAACACCGCACCTACTTCCGATGGTAATTGGAATGGGAGTTACAGTGGTATTAGGAGTGTAAACTATTACTTGGAAAATAGTGCTACCGCAGAAGGTCCGGCAGATCTTATTGAGGCTTACAACGGTGAAGCATACTTTTTTAGGGCAATGTATTACTTTGAATTATTGCAAAGATTTGGAGGAGTACCTTATATAGATAAGGTTTTAAATACCGATTCTCCAGAATTGATGTCGGCTAGAATTCCAAGGAATGAATTAGCCACCAAAATTGTTGAGGACTTGGATAGGGCTATTGCCAAACTAAAGCCCAAAGCATCTACTGAAGCGTTTAGGGTTCATAGGGGAATGGCGTTGGCTTTAAAATCTAATGTATCTCTTTACGAAGGTACTTGGGAAAAATACCATCAAGGAACTCCTTTTGCAGCTTCTGTTAACGAAAGTGCCAAATTTCTACAATGGGCTGCAGATGCCGCCGAAACATTGATAAATGAAGGTAATTATACCCTTTATAATAACGGAGAGGCTAATACCTACTGGGATTTATTCACCAAAGTGGATTACTCCAATATTTCAGAAGTAATGTTTTGGAAAAAATATGATATTAACGAAGGTGTAGATCACAAGGTTGGTCATTATATCCCGCAAAATGGAGCAGGTACCGGGGTAACAAAATCTTTGGTAGATTCTTATTTAAGTATAGATGGACAGCCTACAGCTGTAAGTCCTTTGTACGATTCCAGTCGAGAAAGCAGTCTTTCTGATATTGTTTTGAATAGAGATCCAAGGCTTGCTCAAACCATTTGTACGCCTGGAGACCTAATTACTGAAAGATCTGGAAATCCAGATATATTTTTCGATTTTCCAACATTCGGAGAAAATAATGAAGTAGATTCTACTACGGGATATCAAATTTATAAAGGTGGTAATACCGATGAAGCTCAAAGATATGACAGTTTTATTGGCGCCATTATTTACCGATACGCAGAGGTGCTCTTGAATTATGCTGAGGCTAAAGCCGAATTGGGAACTTTAACACAAGATGATCTAGATAAAACAATCAACTTGTTAAGAGCCCGTGTTGGAATGCCTGCACTTACTCTTACTCCAGTTGCTGATCCAAACAAAGCATTTCCTGGAGTTAGCGACCTTATTAATGAGGTAAGAAGAGAGCGTAGGGTAGAAATGGCTTTGGAAGGTAAGCGATTTGATGACCTTATGCGTTGGAAAGCAGATCATCTTATTATTGGAAAAAGACATCAAGGATTCAAAATTATAGGGAGTGATATGGAAACTGAATTTGAAGATTTGATCACAGGTGGTTCACTTCTTGTAAATGCTGATGGCTACATTGATCCATATATCAATGCATTACCAACTGGCTTTGGTTTTAATCCCAATAGGGACTATTTATCAGCTGTTCCATCCGAGCAAATTATTTTGACCGGTGGTGCAATAACCCAAAACCCAGGTTGGGAATAA